ACTTTTTTAAGGGTATTCATTCTGAATGTAGCTGGCGTTAAATAACCTAACGAGGAATGAAGTCGGTGATTATTAAACCAGTTCACATAATCAGCCAGTTCATATTGTAATTCCTCTAGCGTTTCAAATACCTTATATTTTACAAATTCCGTCTTTATGATTTTAAACGTTGCTTCTGCAACTGCATTATCATAAGGACATCCTTTCTTGCTAAGGGAGCGCTTTATATCAAATATTTTAAGGGTTTCGTCCAGAAGTTTGTTCTTGAATTCATTGCCTCTATCTGTATGAAATACCTGGATATTTTTCAAATTTGTATTTACACGTGCAAATGCCTTTGAAACTAGGTTAGCGTCTTTATTTTTACCTGCACTATATCCGATGATTTCACGATTAAATAGGTCGACAAGAACACATATGTAATTCCATTGATTTCCTACTCGTACATATGTTAAATCACTTACAACTACATTATATTGTGAACGATCATCGAATTCCCGTTTTACCAAGTTTTCTATTTGTGATTCGTTGCATTTATCTGCATATGGCCTAAACTGAGCCACTGTATACTTTGATACTAACCCTTCCTGCTTCATGATTCTTCCGATTCTGCGCCGGGAGACTTGATATCCATTGTCTCTAAGAACTGCTTTGATTTTTCTGGTGCCATAATTACTACGGCTTTCCTGAAAAATTTTCTTGATTTTGGAAGTTAGCTTAGATTCATACTGTTTTGGCTTTGATTCATAGTAATAACTACTTCTTGAAATTTCTAGGACCTTGCACATTGCTGATACTGAGTATTTGTGAGCATTGTTACGAATCACATTTACTTTCGTCCCATAATCAGCGCGGCTTGCTTTAAAATATCATTTTCCATTTCAAGCTGTTTGTTGCGTTTACGAAGTTCAATTAGTTCCTTTTGTTCTAGAGTAAGATTATCTTTTTCTTTGAAAGAACCACTAGTATCCGCCTGTTTGATCCATTTGTCTAATAAAGAAGAAGCAATATCGTATTCGCGGGTAATATTGCATTTGCGTTTTCCATTCTTATATAATTGTACTACTTGGTTTTTAAACTCATCCGTATAGGTACGGCGAGGACGTTTTTCAACAGACATGGGTGTAGCTCCTTTAATTTTATATTTTTATTGTACATGCCCTTAAATTATCTGTCCAATTAATTGTAGCCTATCCATCTCTCATCATAATTCTTTCTAACTCAAAGAGCTTAGAAATATAGGCATCTTTTTTGTAATGAGCTCTTTTCATGTCCTCGTCAGCTTTGACAAAAAGCTTCTTATTAAATTCATCAATACTATCAAACCTTGGTATTGGAACAAGAAAGTTTCTTCTATAATATCCAACCTTGCTTTCCACAGAGCCCTTTTCATGTCCGCTATTAGGATTACAAAAGTTATGTTCAAAGCCATAATGTAGGGCAAATCTCTCAAAACCTTCGGTTAATTTCCGTTTCCCTTGTTTTTCAATTTTACTTACAACTGGAGAAAGATTATCAAACCAAATTTTGTTGGGAACCTTGCCCATGTGCTTGAAAATACTCTGAAGACCTGTCAATAGACATTCTAGATTTTGTCCTTTAAATAGCTGCACATAGCCCGCATTGCTGTTTGGAAATGAAATATTAAGGTGAAAGCCTGATATCTTGGTTCCTTTTTCAAAAAACTCAACCTCTCCAAAGTCAACTTGGGCTTCCCCGCCAGGGTGATTAAGAGGAACATATCCCTCAGTATCATCATAAAGTTCTTTTTTTCTTTTCGATACATATTCACGTACCGTCCTATCCGATGCGCTAAAGATATCAGCATATTCTTCGCAGAGTCTGTCATAAATGCGTTTGGCAGTATGGCGTTGTTTGGGTTTTGCTTTTTTATCTTCAAGTAGCCACTGATCAATGATAGGCTTTACTTTATCTAGCTTTGTTGTACGTTTCTGTCTAATTTTAATGGGCTGATTAAAATCTTCTTTTTCTACGTATTTCTTGATAGTACTCCAATGATGTCCAGTTTTTTTAGCTAC
Above is a genomic segment from Alkaliphilus oremlandii OhILAs containing:
- a CDS encoding IS3-like element ISClsp1 family transposase (programmed frameshift), encoding MSVEKRPRRTYTDEFKNQVVQLYKNGKRKCNITREYDIASSLLDKWIKQADTSGSFKEKDNLTLEQKELIELRKRNKQLEMENDIFKASRADYGTKVNVIRNNAHKYSVSAMCKVLEISRSSYYYESKPKQYESKLTSKIKKIFQESRSNYGTRKIKAVLRDNGYQVSRRRIGRIMKQEGLVSKYTVAQFRPYADKCNESQIENLVKREFDDRSQYNVVVSDLTYVRVGNQWNYICVLVDLFNREIIGYSAGKNKDANLVSKAFARVNTNLKNIQVFHTDRGNEFKNKLLDETLKIFDIKRSLSKKGCPYDNAVAEATFKIIKTEFVKYKVFETLEELQYELADYVNWFNNHRLHSSLGYLTPATFRMNTLKKVV
- the istA gene encoding IS21 family transposase is translated as MEQQKYIKKCCINKGESINSVAKKTGHHWSTIKKYVEKEDFNQPIKIRQKRTTKLDKVKPIIDQWLLEDKKAKPKQRHTAKRIYDRLCEEYADIFSASDRTVREYVSKRKKELYDDTEGYVPLNHPGGEAQVDFGEVEFFEKGTKISGFHLNISFPNSNAGYVQLFKGQNLECLLTGLQSIFKHMGKVPNKIWFDNLSPVVSKIEKQGKRKLTEGFERFALHYGFEHNFCNPNSGHEKGSVESKVGYYRRNFLVPIPRFDSIDEFNKKLFVKADEDMKRAHYKKDAYISKLFELERIMMRDG